The segment GGTTTTGATATTGCTTTGCAACAGAAACCACAAAACGTAAATTTGCTTTCGTTAATTTTTCAAGTGCAACCTGATCACCTGCTTTAATTCTTTGAGCTAAAATTACTTCCTCCTCAGCAGTAATTAATTCTTCCTTCCCTATATCCTGTAAATATTTATCGAGAGAAGCCGTTTCTCTATTTGTTATTGACTTCGTTATTTTTAATTGCCTCATGTTTTCCTTTTTTATTCAAAATCTCCTATCAATCAGTACATTATTTAATAATTACCGATTTAAACAAATATAATGAGAAATATGCAGACTTGAAAGTTTTAATTCAATTATTTTCAATAAAATACAGATTTATTTATAATTGATCCAAATAAATTAATTGGTAAATCCATATATAATGCGCATTCCGTTAGGATAAATACCTTCAATTTGATACACTCCGTTTTTTGACTCGGAGATCGCTGTTTCTAAGTCGGGTTTTGAATTGATTTTATAATTGTTAACCCTTAAAATTATAAACCCTTCCCTTACTCCACCATCCTTCAATTTTCCTTTATTTAATTGTGTTATTACCAACCCATTCTCAATATTTAATTTAGCCTTGACTTCAGTTGAAGCCTGCTGGAAATAAGCACCAAATTCTTCAACTAAAAATTTCTCATCAGATTTAATAACTCCCAAATCTCCATTCTCATTTTGTAATGTAACCGTAAAAATTTTAGGCTTGTTTTTTCTTAATACCTTAACGCTAACTTTGTCACCAGGGTGATGTTGACTTATTGTTTCCAGTAATGCAGATGAACTCTTAATTTCAACATTATCAATTTGTACAATGACATCTTCGGCAATTATTCCTGCCTTGTCGGCTCCGCCATTCTTAGCAACTGAATTAATATAAACTCCTTGAAGGGTTTCAATGCCATGCTCTTTTGCAAGTGCTGGGGTAATGTCTTGAATTGAGACTCCAATATATGCTCTTTGAATTTCACCATAATTAAGCAGGTCATCCATCACTTTTTTGACAATATTAACAGGTATTGCGAAAGAATATCCTTCATAAGAACCACTTCTTGAAGCAATTGCAGCATTTATACCAACCAATTGCCCGCTTGTATTTACCAATGCACCACCACTATTCCCCCGATTAACTGCCGCATCGGTCTGAATAAATGATTCGATAGAAGCAGTGCCTCCAAGAATATTTATATCTCTGGCTTTTGCACTTACTATCCCTGCAGTGACTGTTGAAGTTAAATTAAAAGGGTTACCAACTGCTAAAACCCATTCACCAATCTGAACTTCATCAGAATTTCCATAAACCAAAAATGGCAAATTCTTGGTTTCAATTTTAATTAAAGCAAGATCAGTTGAGGCATCCCTTCCTATGAGTTTAGCTTCAAATAATCTTTTATCATTAAGGGTTACCTCAATTTTATCGCCACCTTCCACAACATGATTATTTGTAACAATATATCCATCTTCAGAAATAATTACACCCGATCCATATCCTACCATGGGAGTTGATTGACTAGGCCGCTGTCTACCTTCCAGATATTCTCTCAGAGATCCAAAAAAGTCATCATAAGTATCAGTTTTACGTTTGAATTGAGTGCGAATATGCACCACTGCATGAACTGAACGATCAGCAGCTACTCTAAAATCAGGTCCTGTCACCGC is part of the Bacteroidota bacterium genome and harbors:
- a CDS encoding Do family serine endopeptidase: MKRFLEFTLVALLSALFAVIIVFVIIKKEDDTVHRQNIQSNLPVSQTSFNAADAVTGPDFRVAADRSVHAVVHIRTQFKRKTDTYDDFFGSLREYLEGRQRPSQSTPMVGYGSGVIISEDGYIVTNNHVVEGGDKIEVTLNDKRLFEAKLIGRDASTDLALIKIETKNLPFLVYGNSDEVQIGEWVLAVGNPFNLTSTVTAGIVSAKARDINILGGTASIESFIQTDAAVNRGNSGGALVNTSGQLVGINAAIASRSGSYEGYSFAIPVNIVKKVMDDLLNYGEIQRAYIGVSIQDITPALAKEHGIETLQGVYINSVAKNGGADKAGIIAEDVIVQIDNVEIKSSSALLETISQHHPGDKVSVKVLRKNKPKIFTVTLQNENGDLGVIKSDEKFLVEEFGAYFQQASTEVKAKLNIENGLVITQLNKGKLKDGGVREGFIILRVNNYKINSKPDLETAISESKNGVYQIEGIYPNGMRIIYGFTN